One genomic segment of Strix aluco isolate bStrAlu1 chromosome 9, bStrAlu1.hap1, whole genome shotgun sequence includes these proteins:
- the DTYMK gene encoding thymidylate kinase isoform X3 produces MTQHGTAPPPPSPWRSSNSRAAAAAAPGPAAAAPPPRLRRPPAFPAGAAPRAHCPERTTEIGRLIGSYLVKEKNLEDHTIHLLFSANRWEHVPLMKEKLHQGITLVVDRYAFSGVAFTSAKENFCLDWCKQPDVGLPKPDVILFLHLSPEEAAERGNFGNERYENSSFQEKVLQSFSHLMKDKTLNWKLSCRHRRTQVMDTSHQKLEMYTDFPNEQTVRQWMLQRA; encoded by the exons ATGACGCAGCACGGCACCGCCCCCCCTCCACCCAGCCCGTGGCGCAGTTCTAAttcccgcgccgccgccgccgccgcccccggcccggccgccgccgctccccccccccggctccgccgcccccccgcctTCCCCGCCGGAGCCGCGCCCCGCGCTCACTGTCCAG AGAGAACAACGGAGATTGGGCGTCTGATCGGCTCCTACCTGGTGAAGGAGAAGAACCTGGAGGACCACACCATTCACCTGCTCTTCTCCGCTAACCGCTGGGAACACGT ACCATTGATGAAAGAGAAACTACATCAAGGGATCACACTTGTGGTTGACAGATACGCCTTCTCTGGAGTGGCCTTCACAAGCGCCAAAGAG AACTTCTGCCTGGACTGGTGCAAACAGCCTGACGTTGGACTCCCAAAGCCCGATGTgattctgtttcttcatttaagCCCGGAAGAAGCAGCGGAACGAGGAAACTTTGGAAATGAACGTTATGAGAACAGCTCCTTCCAAGAGAAGGTTCTGCAGTCCTTCTCTCATCTGATGAAGGACAAGACATTAAACTGGAAG CTTTCATGCAGACACAGGAGGACACAGGTTATGGATACTAGTCACCAGAAGCTGGAGATGTACACAGATTTTCCAAATGAGCAGACTGTAAG ACAATGGATGCTTCAAAGAGCATAG
- the DTYMK gene encoding thymidylate kinase isoform X1, translating to MRGGAGGGGASLPASREDLGASVPFRRLERPGGARRDWPGSGGRGGAAAARAMAGRRGALIVLEGVDRAGKSTQGRRLVEALRADGHRADLLRFPERTTEIGRLIGSYLVKEKNLEDHTIHLLFSANRWEHVPLMKEKLHQGITLVVDRYAFSGVAFTSAKENFCLDWCKQPDVGLPKPDVILFLHLSPEEAAERGNFGNERYENSSFQEKVLQSFSHLMKDKTLNWKLSCRHRRTQVMDTSHQKLEMYTDFPNEQTVRQWMLQRA from the exons AtgaggggcggggcgggagggggcggggcctcccTTCCCGCCTCCCGGGAGGACCTCGGCGCCTCTGTGCCCTTCCGACGCCTAGAGCGGCCCGGGGGCGCTCGCCGGGATTGGCCGGGCAGTGGCGgaaggggcggggcggcggcagcgcgcgCGATGGCGGGCCGGCGCGGGGCGCTGATCGTGCTGGAGGGGGTGGACCGCGCCGGGAAGAGCACGCAGGGCCGCCGGCTGGTGGAGGCGCTGCGGGCCGACGGCCACCGCGCCGACCTCCTCCGCTTCCCGG AGAGAACAACGGAGATTGGGCGTCTGATCGGCTCCTACCTGGTGAAGGAGAAGAACCTGGAGGACCACACCATTCACCTGCTCTTCTCCGCTAACCGCTGGGAACACGT ACCATTGATGAAAGAGAAACTACATCAAGGGATCACACTTGTGGTTGACAGATACGCCTTCTCTGGAGTGGCCTTCACAAGCGCCAAAGAG AACTTCTGCCTGGACTGGTGCAAACAGCCTGACGTTGGACTCCCAAAGCCCGATGTgattctgtttcttcatttaagCCCGGAAGAAGCAGCGGAACGAGGAAACTTTGGAAATGAACGTTATGAGAACAGCTCCTTCCAAGAGAAGGTTCTGCAGTCCTTCTCTCATCTGATGAAGGACAAGACATTAAACTGGAAG CTTTCATGCAGACACAGGAGGACACAGGTTATGGATACTAGTCACCAGAAGCTGGAGATGTACACAGATTTTCCAAATGAGCAGACTGTAAG ACAATGGATGCTTCAAAGAGCATAG
- the DTYMK gene encoding thymidylate kinase isoform X2, protein MRGGAGGGGASLPASREDLGASVPFRRLERPGGARRDWPGSGGRGGAAAARAMAGRRGALIVLEGVDRAGKSTQGRRLVEALRADGHRADLLRFPERTTEIGRLIGSYLVKEKNLEDHTIHLLFSANRWEHVPLMKEKLHQGITLVVDRYAFSGVAFTSAKENFCLDWCKQPDVGLPKPDVILFLHLSPEEAAERGNFGNERYENSSFQEKVLQSFSHLMKDKTLNWKTMDASKSIEDLHREIKSIAEETMQEVQNKPLGELWK, encoded by the exons AtgaggggcggggcgggagggggcggggcctcccTTCCCGCCTCCCGGGAGGACCTCGGCGCCTCTGTGCCCTTCCGACGCCTAGAGCGGCCCGGGGGCGCTCGCCGGGATTGGCCGGGCAGTGGCGgaaggggcggggcggcggcagcgcgcgCGATGGCGGGCCGGCGCGGGGCGCTGATCGTGCTGGAGGGGGTGGACCGCGCCGGGAAGAGCACGCAGGGCCGCCGGCTGGTGGAGGCGCTGCGGGCCGACGGCCACCGCGCCGACCTCCTCCGCTTCCCGG AGAGAACAACGGAGATTGGGCGTCTGATCGGCTCCTACCTGGTGAAGGAGAAGAACCTGGAGGACCACACCATTCACCTGCTCTTCTCCGCTAACCGCTGGGAACACGT ACCATTGATGAAAGAGAAACTACATCAAGGGATCACACTTGTGGTTGACAGATACGCCTTCTCTGGAGTGGCCTTCACAAGCGCCAAAGAG AACTTCTGCCTGGACTGGTGCAAACAGCCTGACGTTGGACTCCCAAAGCCCGATGTgattctgtttcttcatttaagCCCGGAAGAAGCAGCGGAACGAGGAAACTTTGGAAATGAACGTTATGAGAACAGCTCCTTCCAAGAGAAGGTTCTGCAGTCCTTCTCTCATCTGATGAAGGACAAGACATTAAACTGGAAG ACAATGGATGCTTCAAAGAGCATAGAAGACTTGCACAGAGAAATCAAGTCCATTGCAGAGGAAACCATGCAGGAGGTTCAGAATAAACCTTTGGGAGAACTCTGGAAATAA
- the ING5 gene encoding inhibitor of growth protein 5 isoform X1 — translation MATAMYLEHYLDSIENLPCELQRNFQLMRELDQRTEDKKAEIDSLAAEYIESVKNMLPEERVEHLKKIQSAYSKCKEYSDDKVQLAMQTYEMVDKHIRRLDADLARFEADLKDKLEGSDFENPGSRSLKKGRSQKDKRGSRGRGRRTSEEDTPKKKKLKGGSEFADTILSVHPSDVLDMPVDPNEPTYCLCHQVSYGEMIGCDNPDCPIEWFHFACVDLTTKPKGKWFCPRCVQERKKKK, via the exons ATGGCGACCGCCATGTACCTGGAGCACTACCTGGACA GTATCGAAAACCTGCCCTGCGAGCTGCAAAGGAACTTCCAGCTGATGCGGGAGTTGGATCAGAGAACAGAAG ATAAGAAAGCAGAAATTGACAGTCTTGCAGCGGAATACATTGAATCAGTGAAGAACATGTTACCCGAGGAGCGAGTGGAACACCTGAAGAAAATCCAAAGTGCCTACAGCAAATGTAAAGAGTACAGCGATGATAAAGTGCAGCTGGCCATGCAGACGTACGAGATG GTGGATAAGCATATCCGCCGGCTGGATGCAGACTTGGCACGATTTGAAGCAGATCTGAAAGATAAACTGGAAGGCAGTGACTTTGAAAACCCTGGATCTCGAAGCCTGAAAA aGGGACGAAGTCAGAAAGACAAAAGAGGCTCTCGCGGCCGAGGCAGGCGAACATCTGAAGAAGAtacaccaaagaaaaagaaactcaaagGAGG ATCTGAGTTTGCTGATACCATCCTGTCGGTGCATCCGTCGGATGTCCTGGACATGCCAGTGGACCCCAACGAGCCTACCTACTGCTTGTGTCACCAGGTGTCCTACGGAGAAATGATTGGCTGTGACAACCCAGAT tGCCCAATTGAATGGTTCCACTTTGCTTGTGTGGACCTCACCACCAAACCAAAAGGGAAATG GTTTTGTCCTCGTTGtgttcaggaaagaaagaaaaagaagtaa
- the ING5 gene encoding inhibitor of growth protein 5 isoform X2, translating to MRELDQRTEDKKAEIDSLAAEYIESVKNMLPEERVEHLKKIQSAYSKCKEYSDDKVQLAMQTYEMVDKHIRRLDADLARFEADLKDKLEGSDFENPGSRSLKKGRSQKDKRGSRGRGRRTSEEDTPKKKKLKGGSEFADTILSVHPSDVLDMPVDPNEPTYCLCHQVSYGEMIGCDNPDCPIEWFHFACVDLTTKPKGKWFCPRCVQERKKKK from the exons ATGCGGGAGTTGGATCAGAGAACAGAAG ATAAGAAAGCAGAAATTGACAGTCTTGCAGCGGAATACATTGAATCAGTGAAGAACATGTTACCCGAGGAGCGAGTGGAACACCTGAAGAAAATCCAAAGTGCCTACAGCAAATGTAAAGAGTACAGCGATGATAAAGTGCAGCTGGCCATGCAGACGTACGAGATG GTGGATAAGCATATCCGCCGGCTGGATGCAGACTTGGCACGATTTGAAGCAGATCTGAAAGATAAACTGGAAGGCAGTGACTTTGAAAACCCTGGATCTCGAAGCCTGAAAA aGGGACGAAGTCAGAAAGACAAAAGAGGCTCTCGCGGCCGAGGCAGGCGAACATCTGAAGAAGAtacaccaaagaaaaagaaactcaaagGAGG ATCTGAGTTTGCTGATACCATCCTGTCGGTGCATCCGTCGGATGTCCTGGACATGCCAGTGGACCCCAACGAGCCTACCTACTGCTTGTGTCACCAGGTGTCCTACGGAGAAATGATTGGCTGTGACAACCCAGAT tGCCCAATTGAATGGTTCCACTTTGCTTGTGTGGACCTCACCACCAAACCAAAAGGGAAATG GTTTTGTCCTCGTTGtgttcaggaaagaaagaaaaagaagtaa